GGTCGGCGTCGAGGCCGGTCTTTTGGCGCAGCAGGGCATAGAATTGAGGCTCGATCGACCCTATCGAGATGAACTTGCCGTCGGCGCAGCGGTAAGTGTCATAGAAATGCGCGCCGCCGTCGAGCATATTGACCCCGGCTTCGTCCTTGAGCCGCCCCATCGCCTTGAAGCCCCACGTCATGCCCGCGAGCAGCGCCGACCCGTCGGTCATCGCGCAATCGATCACCTGGCCCTCGCCGGTCCGCGCGGCGTGGAGCAGCGCGCTCGTCATGCCGAACGCCAGCATCATGCCGCCGCCGCCGAAATCGCCGACATAATTGACCGGCGGCACGGGCTTTTCACCGGCGCGCCCGATGCCGTGGAGGACGCCCGACAGCGCGATATAATTGATGTCGTGGCCCGCCGCCTGCGAATAGGGGCCATACTGCCCCCAGCCGGTCATGCGGCCGTAAACGAGCCTTGGATTGTCGGCGAGCAGGACGTCGGGGCCAAGGCCAAGGCGCTCCATCACGCCGGGGCGATAACCTTCGATGATCGCATCGGCGCCGCGGCACAGGTCACGCGCGATCTGCACCGCGTCGGGCTTTTTCATGTCGAGTGCGATCGACGTGCGATTGCGCGACAGGGGATCGCGCGGGTCGAGGAAGCCGTCGGGCCGGTCGATACGGATCACCTCGGCGCCATGGTCGGCGAGCATCATCGCGCAGAAGGGGCCGGGGCCGATCCCGGCGAACTCGATGATCTTGATGCCGTGCAGCGGACCCGTCATATCCATCTCCTCTTGTTACAATCCATGCGGGTGCCCCGCCTCTGTCATATTCGCGCCCTAGGGCACGCCAAACCAAAACCAAAGGGACGCTGCCATGCTCGACCGCCGCAACTTCGCTCTCGCCGCCCTCGCTTTCGGTGGACTGGCGATCCAGTCGCGCGCAACCGAAAAGGGACTGATGCCGACGGCGCCGGGTTACGGCCCGTTGCAGCCCGACCCAGCCGGGCTCATCGATCTGCCGCCGGGCTTTTCCTATCGCATCGTCTCCGCGCTGGGCGAGGCGATGAGCGACGGACACCGCGTGCCCGACCGCGCCGACGGCATGGGCTGTTTCCAGCTGGACGGCGGCAAGATCGCGCTGGTGCGCAACCACGAGCTTCAGCCGCGGCACGGCAGGGACGGGCCGTTTGGCAAGGCAGTGACGCTGCCCGCCGAGGCTTTCGACAGCCGCGCGGGCGCGGCGCTGCCCGGCGGGACGACGACGCTGGTGCTCGATCCGGACAGCCTGGCGGTGGAGACGCAGTATCTGAGCCTCGTCGGCACGATCCGCAATTGCGCGGGTGGCATCACCCCGTGGAACAGCTGGCTGACGTGCGAGGAAAGCGTCGACGGCCCCGATCAGGGCGTCGGACGACCGCACGGCTGGATCTTCGACGTCCCCGCCGCTGCGGGAAAGCTGGTGAAGGCCGAACCGCTCAAAGCCATGGGGCGCTTCGTGCGCGAGGCGGCGGCGGTCGATCCGCGCACGGGCATCGTCTATATGACCGAAGACCGCGACGACAGCCTCTTCTACCGCTTCATCCCCGACGTGCCGGGGTCGCTGGGCCGCGGCGGGCGGTTGCAGGCGCTTGCCTTTCACGACGAGTCCATCCGCGACAGTCGCAACTGGGGCGAGCGCCGTATCGCGCCGGGAAGCTGGCTTTTCGTGCGGTGGATCGACCTCGACGACCCCGAAAGCCCCGCCGACGACCTTCGGCATCGCGGCGCCAA
This DNA window, taken from Sphingopyxis alaskensis RB2256, encodes the following:
- a CDS encoding CaiB/BaiF CoA transferase family protein, producing the protein MTGPLHGIKIIEFAGIGPGPFCAMMLADHGAEVIRIDRPDGFLDPRDPLSRNRTSIALDMKKPDAVQIARDLCRGADAIIEGYRPGVMERLGLGPDVLLADNPRLVYGRMTGWGQYGPYSQAAGHDINYIALSGVLHGIGRAGEKPVPPVNYVGDFGGGGMMLAFGMTSALLHAARTGEGQVIDCAMTDGSALLAGMTWGFKAMGRLKDEAGVNMLDGGAHFYDTYRCADGKFISIGSIEPQFYALLRQKTGLDADPDFDAQHDPSKWGPLKDKLTALFATKTRDEWCAIMEMTDICFAPVLSLEEAPQHPHNVARETFIDIGGAIQPAPAPRYSVTSNDTPRAAPTVGADGDAVLAALGYDAGRIAALREGGAVH
- a CDS encoding alkaline phosphatase PhoX — its product is MLDRRNFALAALAFGGLAIQSRATEKGLMPTAPGYGPLQPDPAGLIDLPPGFSYRIVSALGEAMSDGHRVPDRADGMGCFQLDGGKIALVRNHELQPRHGRDGPFGKAVTLPAEAFDSRAGAALPGGTTTLVLDPDSLAVETQYLSLVGTIRNCAGGITPWNSWLTCEESVDGPDQGVGRPHGWIFDVPAAAGKLVKAEPLKAMGRFVREAAAVDPRTGIVYMTEDRDDSLFYRFIPDVPGSLGRGGRLQALAFHDESIRDSRNWGERRIAPGSWLFVRWIDLDDPESPADDLRHRGAKQGAAVFARGEGIHWGADELYFTCTSGGAAKEGQIMRYRPSRHEGTDRERTVPGRIQLFLESTDPAHYSFGDNLTVAPNGHLIVCEDQYLDTVDNHLRGVTPFGEVYPFARIRVQTEPAGVCFSPDGKTMFVNLYSPTKTLAIRGPF